One Ostrea edulis chromosome 6, xbOstEdul1.1, whole genome shotgun sequence genomic window, acgTAATGGTAATCTTAGTTTTGTTTCTCGATAATTATAATAATCATTAATGATATCTAATTCATTCAACCTGGTTGGGACACAAATTCCAATCTGCCTGAGGCTGGAATAACTTGATCCAATTTTTCACGTGTGAAATCGGTACCGTTTACAATGCCACGAATGCTCACAATGAATtcctatcaaaataaatttagaaataaaagtaaTCTGCTCATTTAGGAAACGAACAACAACAATCGATCAAGTATTGTTTTTCCAGAATATGTCTCAtgaaattcaataaatatataatatcctTTTAAATTAACATTTCTATGGTATTTTCCTCCCTGGAAAGGAGTAGTCCCATTCTCTGAATGCAGTTGTCTTCTACAGATATAAACGAAGGTTCATGCCTTTGTAATCATAGCTATATATATGAAGGACAAGGTACAATTAGAGGCCAATTTGACTCCCACTTGCGAATAATTCTAGACCTGAAAACACTGTTTAGTTGAATTCATAACACAGGGTTAACTTGTAGTGTATCTAAAATGTACTTCTGTTCATAAATGAAGTCGGGAACAAATATCAAAGATTACGTCTGTCATGCAAACATTTTTCACTTGTTTCACTTACTCATCATTGCCACCATATGATTGAGCAGTTCCATGGCGTCCTAAATAGTTCGACCAATTCACGTATTTTCTAACAATATATAATGCGATGTAAGGAAAGAACGCACATGAAATGTGAATCGTGCCCAGATCCTAATTGTTTGCTAGCTGTTTTACATCATATTTGTTAAGTTTTTAATCAAAGAGAAACGACgccaggcttggatttctcaaaaaattgtaaaatttaaattttagttttctttcttttgaccATACAGTCAACATCTGAGTAAATCTAAGACTTGAGACTTGAGTCCAAGTATTAACTAAAGTTCCCCTACCCCAACCGAGAAATCTAGGTCAGGCCCCGAGGCCACGACTGTCTCGAGTTGAACTCACCTCAGTTTTTGACTCAAATCTGAGAATTTATCTCAAATGGTTGAGTTGAACTTAATAATGTGTACCACAAAATTTAAGTCTTACTCAAGTTGGAAAAAGGCTTGGGTTTTTCTCAGAAAAGATGAGTTTGCTAAATATTTGTCTGAGAAGTAATTTCAAGACCCAAATGGCTGCCATGAGATATCGTTCTGCTAGATAAAACGTTTTGTCTGAAGTCAAGATTTTTCAGCATACCAGATTAGATATCCGCTGTGAATTGTTTTTATGTACAAGTTGATATCCGATGATTTGATTGGTCAAACACAGTGcaacttacatgtatacagcTTATAAAACATCTGTGCAATTCTTAAAATTATCACGCAGTGGTGTAAATGTTTCTAATACCTCAATATCTTTCGAATTCCACTTATCAAAACTTTCTGTCTTTTCAATTTCTCAATGATTGTACAATGCACTAGTGGGTTTGAGGGGGTTCTGGGGATGATTTCCCTTTCTATTACTAATAAGCTATTGTATTGCCCCATGATGGTTGATATAGCCGCCTTCTTGGGGGCAGAAAAAGTTCATCCAAGGTGCAGTCTATTGATTGAAAATGTTTTCTGGTTGCTCCGCAAACTAGGGTATCGCCTGAGAATTTGTTTCCGGatgttgaaaattgaaaatcaaaactaaaatttgtattttatagaaattacagagtatgaattgaaataataatttaatcatattttatCATGTGTAACATAAtaggattgggcagcaggcagaACATATATAAGCCTTCACCCAGAAGCATGTCTTTtctgaccaaaaaaaaattgctagCTTGTGATCGTAGATTAAGTTACAAAACGAGGTTACAGAGGaagtttaaaacaaaaatgtcgAGTATATTACTTCTGGTGCATAGAAAAATAAGATAAAGGCAAGCTATTGTCGGGAACAAGGTTCTGAATCAGATCTTGCATTTGTTATGATGACATTTGATCGAATCTCGCACATCTAAATTACCAGCAGAGGCTCCTAAATATGGGTGTATATCAATGTAGACTTAGGAGTTAATTAAATCAAAGTTGAATGAACAATTTTATTGTGGTTTGCTAACGAGGTTGCATATAAAACACAAAAAGTTGAGTTTTATTGCGAATTTTGTTACACTGTTGAGTTGAGTCAACATTCATGCCATACTTCATTTAATCAAAACTCAAGAGAGTACAATCGATTTAACGCAACTCAGAATGAGTACAAATAAACATTCATTACTCATGGGCCAGGTAGAGAACCGCCGATTTAATCTATGAACCGCCGATTTAATCTATACTAGACACTATGGATATTTAGGAGGAAgagtttttttttgttaaatAACTTTTCGTAGAAGTTACACATTTcataaacaaaaagaaaaccAGTGGATCTGACATCGATTAGAGATGCCAAAACGTATACAAACTATTCCTCAACAATCCACTAGGTTTTATGTTATTTATGAATTGCGTAATTTCTGTGAAAAGGTAAATGTTACACCCTACAAATGCCTCGTTGTTGAAGGAATAAAACGATTGGACAGTTCAGTATCAAACATCgcttaaaaatcattttaaatgaaaaatgctGCCAGATGCTACCATGAATAAAGGTGACTATCAATTACTCACTATCTAAAGCCATATTCATTCTTTAATACCGGAATATTTATTAATGTAAATAGATAAAGAATcttgaaatgtatttttctcGTCTTTACAGAGAGACAAATTTCCAAAAACTGCAAAGGTACAAATTGTAACTGTGCAAAACGGAAAACAGAAATAGTATGAATTACTTGGAACAGATGGCAGAGAATACTGAATTGGGATTTCCAGATATGCGGTCATAACATTATAAAAGAGGTAGAAAAAAGCAAGAGTGCAAAAGGCAGACCGAACAAATAATAAACGTTGCATCCCAAGTCtgttctttctttttatttaaacccaatatatatatatagggtccgtgtttgcccaactaactattttgtattgcttcttatgggaattatgagattgatcactgttcgttatcttcactttgcatatatgcatatatatatatatatatatatatatatatatatataatatataatatataatatatatatatatatatatatatatatataaattttaaagaaaGATCACAGTGTCCCGTATAAGTTACTTagtattaaaagaaataaaataaacagtatACCATGTTAAAATTTAAACGCATTTCACAATGgattacagtacatcttgtataCCATTCCTAGAAGTTTCTGTTATCAAAAGGGGGGATAAAAATAATTAGagatattttttacaaacaccCGGACACTCAATAGTATTTACACTTTTCGTCCTCGCATCCAAGACACACAAAACGTCAGAAGAATATGTACCTTTGTTAGCGAAGCAAGGAACCTATCGGAGAACAACTTTTAGGGAATTGCGTTAAAATTTTCACTTTGTATACTCTCTTACTCTCTCTCTacattcattatatatatatatatatatatatatatatatatatatataagtgtgtgtgtgtgtatgtgtgtgtatgtgagtTCAActccgggtaggggcggaagtgggtatccaaataaagtgaaattttctgtgctttttattaattattacttcacttagggcagttatgttcatttaagagtttaTTGCTATTTatgtgatttatatatatatataaaccattaaagttccaacaacacccgatacctcaaattgtcggatccacaacatggatataaggtcaaatacaaaaaattatagaaaGCATTAAAaagaccaacgacacgaacagcgagattgtcaaattttcgggacgccccgtcccttcttcaggacaaacgaaaagaattacataatgtggtcaatatcaacagagcataataacaaaaactacatataaatacatctagcactacaactacactaatctacaaacgtatttgcaacgcagactacatgtttttggtctttaggcttgccaatcaatattaaaagtggagcgaattaggacatgccttattcgtccaaagagctccTATGGTCTCATCTACAGAATTCATACACGAGACCATCTAATCTTTTGTGATGCTCAGGAGGCACAGAGAATAGCCAACTATTTTCCATGACCTCATTTACAGAATTCACACATGataccattacatgtatttaagcagatatttgatatattaggttttctttaaagtaggtcaaattccaaggtcacggtcagaaggttaaaattttggtaacCCTCTAAAGTaagattttgtcacaaggaaatatGAAAGTCCCATCACCCagaattcaaaagttataagaaaGGTTAAACTTTCGGACAAGCTAACAGTcaggacaaaacaatatgctcTCGATTACATTCGCatggacataaaaaaaaaccttgaacGCACACAATTTGGGAAAGTTTGCATCTGGATtaaagataacgagcagtgatcaatctcacaactcctataagcaatgcaaaataaagagttgggcaaacacgaattcCTTGACATACCAGAGAAGTTTAGGtcgagtaagcatcctctgttgaccggtaacacccgccctgagccctatgtcttggtTAGGTAAGGGGAGTAAtctgtattcaaaatcagtgtaccaagaacggcctaacaatcggtatgaaaaacatcagacagcatttgactcaatgataggctgtattgtcaaattagatcattataacgaccatagaatttgtgaaatgctgactttaaaggagactgttgtTCCAACActctgtaatatcaacttgtttctcaATAGCCTGCCTTAACTTAAAAATTGATTacacgcagaacaaggtcttacgtatcgaatcagctgagaaatataaacatcatatacaggggataatggaatattgctacacgaatatgggaagttggcgatggagaagtgaaatcattccgtttgtcataaatatgggttgttagtttgctgttaatatctattttcaataaatatctaagtacgaagtaGAAGGGATATATCGactcaacatatgaatgaaaatgctaatcgaacaaaattgaatatagTAGATGAATGAAGAACCAATGTTAACTGCGTAAATTTAgtgaaaatgaaaggtgaagataacgaacaatgatcaatattagaatttttaaaaaccagcagaattacattgatatataaattaattgtttttCTTTGAATATTTGAAAGGAGTACATTCTGTGTTTGATGTCACGATGCTCCACAGACAGTGTAATTATTAAAGCGTTAATAAAGAGGATTTCAATTGTCTTCTGACAGTTTACCTAAAGGTTTAGGAATATGTTGATAACTTGTGTAGCCACTTGTGAGAACACGGCCATCTAGCTTTATGTTGTGAGCACACGAAAGCTGTTTGATTCTGTAGTGTGAAGacaaataaaagtaatattagatttaaggaatgactttaattccgCGAAGCGGAGTATAAAAAACGTAAAcggacccaaaccaggttatactcgaaTCATTTGCACCAGAATTagagtcattccttataatttaatacaGAAGACAAAAatactaaccttcgtttatcaaaatgtacataaattcGGAAAAAATACAactcaaaccgaagtatctgaTTGTACACGTTGACCTTCTATTccatagattgattgattaaatattgtttaacgtccctctcgagaatctttcactcatatggagacgtcaccacttccggtgaagggctgcaaaatttaggtctatgctcggcgcttacggtctttgagcaggaagggatctttatcgtgacacacctgctgtgacacggggcctcagtttttgcggtctcgtccggaggaccgccccatttagtcgcctcttacgacaagcaaagggtactgaggacttacatatgtattctaacccgggtccccacgggactctattccatagaaggctgaaaacagtgctgcgatgtaaatttagagataaaaaaatagttccggcatctggttgtcaagggggtgtgtccccataccaaaccaggttataaaAAATAAcatgcgttcctcaattggaatttgaccaatcagagacaaggatacaataagaattaaattattcacATATATCATCATGAATGAGAACAAAGATTAAAATAATATCGCTTTTAACCATGATCCTCAGTGTATTTATACTTACGCCTGCACCGTATAATCACAATCCACACAGGTTACTATGTAGCCATTGGCAACTGGAATAGGTAAAGACCTTCCAGATATCCCTGTAAAGGTACTTGCATGTGTTACTACAGAGGGTCATATTACTGTGTATGAAGCAATTTTGTAATATCAGAATTCAACTTCTGACATCGGATATCAAGATTTTGAAAAACACCTAATATTTCCGATGAATTGCTATCAAAAATTGATTTGCTGAAGATAAGATCTGATAGGTTTCTATCAAAATATCGATTTTGTGACATCTATGAATATTTTGCTTatcatttcattcatttttatttaatataacCACCAAACTTACATTTAGTTTTTGAtattaaagaatataaaatttgtTTAAGGAATTATTTCACAACAAGATAAATAAACAACTTGCTATCCTTTAATAAAGGATTGCAATACGTCAATCATAGGCACGTGTTTCTAACAAATACCGTTAATATTCTTGGTTATATAATGTGTTTTGAAACATAttctatttttaatttgaaacatgcaaatatttcatcaaCAGTCCTACTGCTACAGCTGTAATGACATATAGACTTAATAGACATGGAATATGTATACCTTCGACATTTAATCTCAGAATTAAGAATCGCCCTTGTATTTGGTCTGGACCTTAAAGTTCAAATTCAACATGGGGCACAATTTGATCTAAATAATTAGGTTTGAGTTCCATACCTTAAAGAAATGATATAGATACGGcaacaaaataccttaatccaatgatataaatctggcaacaaaaaGCTTGACTCGTTTTTCAATTCAAAAGCTGAGTCACAAATGATATGAACAATATATTACTTCCTTCGCTGAAGGTTGCTGAGGTGAATATGTTGCCATGGAGCTATGTATAAATGAATTTAGACTCTATACCATTAATCGTTTTTATTAAGAATAGAAAACTGCTTTTCACTTACCATAAagaacagtttttaaaattctcttgtttatgaatgaaaggtgaagaaaacgagcagtgatcaatctcataactcctataagcaatacaaaatagatagttgggcaaacacggacccctggatataccagaggtgggatcaggtgcctaggaggagtaagcatcctctgtcgatctgtcacaaccgccgtgagccctatctcatgatcaggtaaacggagttatctgtagtcaatgacagtggtcaaaatcagtgtgccaagaacgacctaacaatcggcatgaaacacgtcagacagtatttgacccaatgatagactgtattgacgaactagatcgttataacgaccatataatttgcgaaatgctgatttcaatcgagactgttgaaacccctgtaccatcaacttgtttgtcagtagcttgcctcgatttcaaaactgaccacacgcaagacaagctcttgcgtatcgaatcatttgagagttataaacaccatatgcaggctATTATGGAgcattgctacatgaatatgggaagtcgacaatggagaagctgaaatcatcccgtttgtcatacagttgagttgtcatcCTGCcgtcaatgtctactttcaataaaatatataagtacatgtatgaagcaaaagtggacgatcCCAACTGGGGGcggaagcccccccccccccctcccaagaAGCTGATGACATTTTTcttaatatgtaataaaaatttaacgaaaatatttgtaagcacgtgcaTACAGTGCTACAatgtagctacgccactggactttgtggtgtcttttatttcgagctcacagctGAATTCAATACTGAATCCGATAAACATATGAAACTGCATGACAAAGCTGACCTCACCCTCACACACATATGTACGATAGTGTTTTACCCTAGGCCCCAGTCTATAAATAATGGTCGCGTCAAAAATTGTCCAGTGCAATCAGAACATCGATCGGCATTTTCCGCCAAGTCGAGAAGAAATTTAAAAGGCCGACCGATGTTCCGATTTGCTCCGTTGGAAACGTACACTTGTGCATGCTTAAGTTGACTCCCCTCCTAGCATTCGGTTTAACCTCGTCTTTATAATCATGACACCTTAAAAAGTATTCTTCTTTTGAAGAAACACCAAACCAGAGAATAAGACTTACCTAGTTCTTTACAGCTTTGATTTCTAAACATTTCAACCCAGTTGGTATTGCTGTAGAATTCCTGAAGAGTGAACAAATACTCGCCGACAAATTCTCTTTTAGCATTCCAGTTTGGAGAAGCTTTCTTTGCTTCCATTATGATATTTTTCCTTAAATTATGTAGCTCAATATTCCCTAATCGGatgaaaacaaatttattaCAGTGTCTAAAAATACTAAATATTCTTGATTTATTTAGTTAGATTGATACAATGTACATCTGTAATGTGATGTTTTCGCATGATAATGAGAATTGTCTACGATACATCTATTCATCGTGAAGTTTAGAGTTGCAAAATAAGAAATGATGAAGTTTTAACTAATTGTTTTGTTCCGTCTTTGTATTGACGTACCTTGCATGTAGTTGAGAATAACGTATGAAATCGACATCCTTACAGAGCTATTGTCAAATGAAGCGCTGCAAAAGGTGACAAATTCCACATCCTCAACTAGATGCATCATTTATTTCATTGGACTAAATGCTAATATATACGAAATAAGCAAATCATGCGTACATTTATTTATGCGAAGTTGCTGATGTATCAATTTACTagtttatgttttctttaatgATCCCTATCACATTCTTACGTTTTTTATCAATCAATGttggttttaatttcaaaatgcgCATTTCAACCATCGTTTGGTTTCAAATGATGTCATACTAAAAATTAAGGTGAATCCACCACAATTTTTCTACAAATgttataatattttgataatgttaCACGTTGTCATGTAGTCTCCTGGTGATGGAGAATATCTGCAGCGTGCCGGTTTCACCCTAAGAAGGATTTCATTATGGAATTGCAAATGTTTCTCAGCTAAACAgtttttcatataaaagtaTGTTCACCTGCATGAATTTG contains:
- the LOC130047368 gene encoding von Willebrand factor A domain-containing protein 7-like isoform X2 → MEQWMIFVVLTTQTLAFLPSQESTNGRPDFTHASITQAGIYYAAADVITNVLSPGKFNASDPDSVIIGFFGQDALIYFANVVVYIVTQNNLAQKTYSEVASRTMNSEQIHAGNIELHNLRKNIIMEAKKASPNWNAKREFVGEYLFTLQEFYSNTNWVEMFRNQSCKELGISGRSLPIPVANGYIVTCVDCDYTVQAIKQLSCAHNIKLDGRVLTSGYTSYQHIPKPLGIHCEHSWHCKRYRFHT